The sequence TAATAGCGAGAGGGCAGCTAGCAGGTAGACGAACAAGATGCTAGCCGGCGGAACAATGAACAAGAGAATGGCGGCAAGGAATGAGGCTAGGCCGATGCTCTGGAGTGCTGGGTCAATGAAGATAAGAAGCATTGAAATCCACACCGCGGCCCAGCAGCGGAGGAAGATTTTGAGGTCATGGAGGTTGAAATGGTCCAGCCACTTGGGAAGTTGtcgccgccgaggctgtTTGAGCGGTTCCTCTTGAGAATCCATCATTGTTCATGCTGCTCACACGTTCCGGGGGGATCGTCACAAGGGAAGTAAGTCGTGGTCGGTCAGCACCATCATCGTATTTATTGGGGGGTccaatatttattaatatcggGGCTGGTGCCGGTGGCTATGACGTCTTTGTGCTCACAATTCCACCGATGCAAACCTTGATGCGTGTCTAGTTCCACTGCTAGCAGGGTCCATGCAGCCCACTACGAGAGTTAGTTGATTGTGAAGTGTCCTTGTCTTATTGACTTGAAACATGCTGATGATGCGGTGAGGGCGACACCAGCCTCGATAATTATTTGTGAAGGCCGTGTCTCGCCATCTGAGAGAAAGTTCGAGGCACACCTATCAATGCTGGAAATAGGCTTTCGCGATAGCGTCAACGGGTCCTGGTCCTGGTGTCAACCCTGAATAGATGTGGGAACAGTCGTCATGGCTCCATATCTTGGCCATGGACACCTTGGTTAAGTGTGTAGTGGTGTGTATATCTAGTATTTCACACAAATTGACTATTTGGCTACAGAATTAGGCTAATCCTAATCTTTAATTACCTTCGAACCTAGGTTACCTATGTAAAATAAACAAGGAACAATAATGAAGATTTCTTGTGCAGGCCGGCCCAGAACAGTGGCTGACTCGTGCGGGCTGTGGCCTCAGGCACCCATCAAGACCATTCAGGTAAAGTGTGAGACTGGCCATTCCCAAATCATCTCCAACAAATTTCCCGCAGGGTGGTCAATCAGACAAGAGAAAAGAGCGGTACAGCCGGCTTAAGAGGAGATAATAATTGTAACCATGCCTCCTCGATCACAGCCACGTGCTATGACCTTCACCGGGTATGTTGATGTGCTCACGTTACGTCTTCGAGTACTGATATTCAGCTTGGTAGCTGCTGGACAtgcaagagaagaaaagtCCGATGTGATCTTCGACCAACAGCGTGCAGAAACTGTGAAAAAAGGGGGATAGTCTGTGAAGGCTATGGAATCAGGTTACAATGGGTTTCAGACTCGCTAGGACAGGCGGAGTCGAGAACTGGCCTTCAAGGGCGCCGTAGCCTTCGACTTGGTATGCACCATCACTGACACTCCGGCTCCTTCACTGACCCATTTTCGTAGACCAGACTTGCAATCTGTATGAATCAGCAACCATCGACAACTTTCTCTCGGCTGTTGACCACGAGACTGAGTCAGGGCTATCATCTCAACAAGGTCCCTTCTCCGCGTTCCCAGCCAAACCAACAGCCACGCCTGGAATGGATGCGTCTACTACGCAACCAGAGACTTTTCCCGCGCCCATAGTCCCAATGGAATCTGATTTTCAAGATGAAGTTCAAGGACAGCAGTGGATAGCCCAAAGGGCCTCTTCTCTTGAACTACAGTTTCCTGGTACTGAATCGACTCCAGACACAATGCAGTGGTGGCCATTCGACTCCGACctcccatcctcctcctcagggtTGAAGCTCGACAACTCACCAAGTGATATAAGCCCTTTCAGTTGCTTCCTACTAGTCGAGGAATCAAGTGACCAGCAAGCCTCTTTTGACCCTGATCATGTCGAAAGAAACCACCAACTAACGCCAACATCAGGTGCAGTATTGAACTTGACCAAAATCGACACACACTTACCAAAACACATCTCGATAACGCTGTTTGGGAACGCAGAGGTCGATTCGTTGATGAACCATTACAATTTACACGTGGCAGATCTTCTCCAACCGATAGATCATTCTGGGAACCCCTTCCGAACCTTGTATCTGTCCACGGCGCTTGAAGGAGTCTCATATCGTGCATGGGATACGGAAACACCGACAGCAAAAGTCTACTCTGCTCTTTCTCATTCTCTGGTAGCCGCTTCAGCTTTTCACCGATGGAATTGCGACCAACTGCAACCCAGTTATCAAGAAATGGGTGTCAAGCATCGATACTACGCCATCCAAGCACTGCAGTGTGCCATTCAACAGGCAGCTCCTGCTGcgaattataagattttgATGGTTGCAGTGCTATCTCTCATCACTATAGGAGTCAGTCCAGGCCTAGGTTAAGACAATTGGATGAGCCCTGCTAATGCAGCACAGGTACTGTCGGGAGAGGGCGACGACTTTCGCTTTCATCTTAATGCTGCAGCCCAGCTACGTAGTCTACGCAGTCGATGGAAGATCATGAGCCGTCAATCGAGACAGCTTAATGAGATTGGGGCCTTTCTAGCATTGTTGGCTCGCACGCTCACCTTCCAAACCTCCACATCACCTTGGCCCATCTGTGATGCCCAGTCCACCGCAGAGGACAGCACCATTATAGAGCGGAGTGGCAGCTATGAGTACTTGTACGGTGTCACGCCTGATATAGCCATGTTGATCTACCAAACATGTCAATTGGCCGAGCATCTGGCACGATTCCACGAAAAAGGAGAATCCATGCCGGATGACTTTCTGGAGAAGTGTGAACAGGTTGGAAACAGGCTCCAGGCCTGGCGGTTCAACTCTGAGAAGATATCATCAATCCCACGGGGCGATGAATTGAGGTTCACGATTCTGATGCACCAAGCCAAAGCCTGGCACAGCGCAGCGCTCATCTATTATTACACTCGCATCCAGGATTGCTCACCTGAGGATCTCGTCCAAGAGGTCGAATGTGTGGCGGAGCATATGCAAACAACTGAAGATGTAAAGCTGGCATTCGACACTGCATATGAAGAGCCAAAAATGGCGCCCCTCACTTGGCCGGCGTTGATTGCTTCTTGCAACGCTATGAGATCCAGGCGTGAGGTTTGGCGAAGGTGGTGGGCACGCATGCAATTGTACAGGATCGCCAATATTGATAAGCAATGGAGCATAGTGCAACAGATCTGGGAGATAGTGGACGgtcgagaagagaaaggagaaggGTCTGTTACTTGGACCCAAGCTTTTGATAGCATCGGGATACATGTATTGCCAACCTAGTTGGTGTTTGACGAGATCTTTCTCCGAGACCAATGGGAGAATTGTTGAAATTGTGCATTGACTTATTGGTTTCAGAGATACCAAGGTAGCCAGTCAAGCAGATTTCAAGTTGCTATTATAACACTGTTTAATCAATCGTTGCCTGAAATTTGATCATCTTGTAGGTGCCTCAAGGGCCGCCGCCTCGCTTCTCCCATATATACCCAAGCAGGTTGCAGCGAAGCAGCAGGAACACGTCCTTCAGCACAATGACACCACCAAATCCAATGCGGCATAAATTCTTAGCTCTGAGATGGAAAATCTATTCTGACAAGAGGCATTCAACTGCGAGGTAACTCTGCTGACCCTCCTTTGTCAGAGAAATAGACTCTCCAGGCAAGAGACTCCGAGGTTTTCTCCACACCAACCACACTAAAGAGGGTATCACGCCGCCAAGTGGGCTACACACTGCATTGCATGCACAAGATGGCTCCATGATGACAGTCATATTCACACCCTTCCAGAAGATCAAGCGGACAATAATACTCTGCAATTTCGACGCAGAAGGGTGAGCTAGAAATATCATGGAAGAAATGTCTGGTCTACAACATCGAGACATTGAAGGTATGGCGGATGCGACCATCATCTATTATCTATACCACCTAATGAATTCCTTTCTCCAAAACCGTGCTTGCCATCATTTCCCCACCAAACCGATATTCTTAAGAGTCATAGATCACCTTTGATACAACACCTTGATCAAAATTGCCGCCGCACAGAAGAACAACACTGGTCTTCCCCGCCATGTCCTTGGCAACCTTATTGAAGCCCGCAAGGGCTAGAGCGGCAGAACCTTCAACAATCATGTTCTCTTCAAAAGCAAGAGCCTTCAGGCCCGCAATAATATCTTCTTCGTTGCACTCGATAACGTGGTCTACCACCGAGCTTGCTAGCGGCAGAGTGATGGTGTCTTCGTCGATACCCCCTGCTACCGCCTCAGCGAGGGTGGGCAGGTGTTCCGTCTCAACTACTCGACCAGCACTCATGGAAGCAGCCAATGCCATCGAGTTGATGGCAGCAATGCCGTATACTTTGGTCTGAGGGCTGAAGGCTTTGATGACAGACCCAATGCCACTAATCAATCCGCCGCCACCCATGGAGATGAAGACACAGTCTACCTTGTCGCACTGCTCAAGGATCTCAAGTCCAATGGTGCCCTGGCCAGAAACGATGTCGCTGTCGTTATAGGGCGAGATGTATGTGTATGTTCCAGAAGCAGCCAACTGCTGTGCGTGCTGCTCAGCCAGACCTGTCTCAGCACCGTGCAAGATCACATCAACGCCGTATGATTTGATCTTTTCAAGCTTTGCAGGAACCACCGTCTCTGGCAGCACAACAGTGAGCTTCTTTGAAAGGGCTTGAGATGCCAAGGCGGCACCGATCCCATGGTTGCCAGAGGATGCTGTTATGAGCGGCCCTTGTCCAGTATGGGCTGACATCTTGGACATGGCGCCCCGAAGCTTGAAGGATCCGGTAAGCTGAAAGTTCTCCGCCTTGAAGAGAACCTTTGCGCCATGGTCTTGCCCCGTCTTCCTCGCTGGAATGAGGGGCGTTTCGTAGATATGATGGCGGATGCGATTCCGAGCTTGAACAGCAAGAGCGGCGATTTCATAGAAATTCGACATGGTGGACTTCTGAATAGAGAATATATGTTGAAGGGAGATAAATCGGAAGGTTGGTCAGGGTGGCCTGGTGTTTTTAAACCTTGGTCTTAACATACCTCAATTTGGTGCTTACTGATAACTAGCTGGGCCCGAAGGGGTGAATGTAGTCTTGAATGGCTCAGGGCCTGCATCCGAGATACTGCCTCCAAATACTTCCAGTCCTTTCTGCTCGTTCATTGagctatattttactaaCTTCCAGAGTAGATTCATCTCACTTCTTGGATTGTATCCTATAATTACTTCATGGTGTTTCGCTGCCACGATTGAAGGCTTCCGAGTCATTTGCTCGTGCTCCAGGCTCCTACAGTGTCCCGGAACGAACGTAGGGGCTGGCCAACAAGTTCTTTTTCTCACAACTCTATGATGTCCGGCTGCTTCTCCTACCATGCTCTAAGTTAATGCGTGAGTAAACGTTGCCTTTCCCCTCATCGCTGAGTAGAGGTTACAAGCATATCTACTCTATCCCTCAAACCCCTCACCCTTGTAGAGCAAGGCGGAAAGATACGTAAACATGGTCAAACTGACTCACCAATTGGCTCATTGTTCAAGTGACTCCGAGTTATTGTTCCACATGCAAGCGAAACGTTGCGGCTCCTGTGGGTCAGATCTCGGAGTCTCTTGCTCTACCAGTCCCGAGTGCGGGCATCGGCTCTAAATGGCCCATCCACTCTATGAAGTATAAGCCAATTATGAAGTAAAATGAAAGGCAATATTAGCAATGGGTCACGGAGGATGCACATCTCCAGGAATAGAAGGGTAGAACATAGTGTCAAATTGGCAGCAGGCCCATCTGGTCCAGATAACAGGTGATCACCGCTAGCTGAGTTCTTCGTGTATATTTACTCACTACCCAGTTCCCTGTTATCTACTCATATCGAAAACTTTCCTTGGTTTATCTTCTTTCCCTTAAATTGCGCACCATGTCGTATCGAGAGCCTGTTGTTACTTCTGCGGCTTGCGCACCCCTTCCCCAATTCTCCCAAGCCGTCAAGTTCAACGGAATGGTGTACTGCAGTGGCACCATCGGAATTGACCCAGCAACTGATGAACTCGTCTCAGGGACGGTAACGGATCGCGCACGCATGGCCCTTAAGAACCTTCAGGCTGTACTTGAGGCCGCTGGGAGTGGGATGGATCGCGTGGTGAAGGCAAATATCTTTTTGGCCAACATGAAGGATTTCGATGCCGTCAATATTGCCTGGGATGAGTTCTTCCCCAAAGACCCCAAGCCCGTGAGTTTGGTCAACATTATCCAGCTCTTGGACTGAGTCCAGACTGACAACCGCTTTCCTTAGTGTCGGACTTGTGTGGCTGTCCACCAACTTCCATTGGATACCGATGTTGAGATTGAAATGACATCGAGCTATGACTAGAGGGTGCAAACTAGCATTGTGTCTATGAAATCGGGTTTCAGATCAGGAGAGATCATTGCCACCGAACCGCTGTCCCCTCAACAGCATTGTGAAGGCCATCGAGCCAATGTCTGGCAGGGGTTTGGTCATCAAAAACGGGAATAGATCTGGATTCATGAATTGTATTGTGCAGAAGTTCAATCTACAGACAACTGAGACTCTACTTATCCTTCGTGCCCTTCCGGTGCTGCCTCAAATCTCTGGCTCCGTGCTTGTAGCAAGGTCAATCAGAACAGGGTTCGCTTTGTCTCGACCGACAGCCAGCATATAGATGCGCTTTGAAGAACATGTtggctattttatattcgcAAATTTAGGTGAGCGTGTGCCGCTTCTGCACGCCGAATAGAGTTATCGACCAAGAAGGTGGAAGCAATAGCAGCAGCTGATAGCAGAACTAAACAATTTATTGAGTGCTATTGAATGCCTTTTAACATAAGGGACTCTTCCTGGTGGATAAAAAATCTCTAATCAAATTAAAAGTCCCCTTCTCCCGTCTATCCTGACTATATAATTGTATTTATTCCAAAAGAACGAATATCTTAGAGCCGAGCATATCCGACTGGATTCACAGCGGGGTCATTCATGAGTTATTTTACGTGCAAACATGACACCATACTCTGGCGTCCCTACTTTTGCCAATATTCTCACTTTCAGCTGTCATTCTTTGTAGACTTGTTCTTTGAGCCGAGGCCCGAAACATGAGTCTGGGGAAGAAACTTATTGCAACCCAAACCCACCTCTTCTTAGGAGCGGCCCGAATTATATGTAGCAGGGTTCTAAGGGCCGATTTATAGTACTGTCACTTGAAAGGTTATTCGACGGGATCGGCGGAAATTCTACAAGGGTTGCGGAGCTTCCACGCTTGAGGGGAGTTCCTTAAAGACATGAaatgaggccatcaacatccCAGCAAACGGTGCCAAGCACTGTACTGTCCAGCATACAGAAGCATTCTTTCCTTCCCAGTTTATGTAAAAATTTGTAACCCTCCTTGATATTCCTTACTCTTTCAACCTTCTCTCTTCATCATTGCCGATCCTGGCCCTGCATACCCCGTGGGGGAAATCTCGTCGGACCGGCATCGAGCCAATAGCACACCTACACCTGGGTATGTAACCACTTTCAGCAGGCCCGCCGAGCTCATATTAACCTCGCATGATTATGCGCTGGGCTTCGGGCCGATGAGAATACAGGGACGCACTTGATGCAACAGCCTGTCGAATGTTTCCAATGGGATAAACCACGACGCCCTTGCACCCCTGTACCACACATCGTCATTGGGTGGGCAATCTAACTTGAAACGAGATTCTATTAGTCTACCCCGCAGTAAGCACCAATCATTCCATTGTCTTGAGTTCGGTCGCTTTCAAGCGAATCGGGCCCTCTCGCACATCCAACcccagatgatgaaggcTAAACCGGATTGGCTCCCACGCTCATGACAGGGGCTCGTGACATTCAACTCTTGTGGACGAGTTTATTAGAGGCATGAGATCCAAGTATTTAGATGCTCATGAGTGCCACGCATTCCACTGTCCGAGTGTAAGACAGAATACCTcgtttttagtaattattcgTCTTAGCCAAGATGAAGCCCCTCTATGCATTGGCTGCTGTCTTTGCCAGCATATGTCCAACTGCTCTTGCAGCAGATGCCGCTGCCTGGAAATCTCGAAACATCTACTTTGTTCTTACCGATCGTATCGCTCGCAGCTCCACTGATAATGGAGGCGCATGCTCAGACTTGGGCTCCTACTGCGGCGGGACTTTCAAAGGCTTAGAGTCTAAGCTTGACTACATCAAAGGCATGGGCTTTGATGCCATCTGGATCACCCCGGTTGTCTCTAGTAAGTCTGCACGGTCCATATATAATCATCTCAGTCAGTAACCATGTCCCCAGATACTCCAAATGGATACCATGGGTATTGGGCCGACGATTTGTATGCCATCAACTCCAAGTATGGGACAGCTGAAGACTTGAAGAGCCTGGTCAGCTCAGCCCACCAAAAGGTGACAATTCCATGTCCTCTAGCAGGCCCAATACTGACATATATAGGGAATCTATGTTATGGTTGATGTGGTCGCCAACCACATGGGCCCAAATATTGGGGGCCACAAGCCTGAGCCTCTGAACCAGCAAAGCTCGTACCATTCGGGATGCGAGATTAACTACTCCGACCAAACAAGCATCGAGGTCTGCAGCATCGCTGGCCTCCCTGATGTCAAGACGGAGAATTCCGAGATCCGCACTCTTTACCAGAATTGGATCAAGTGGTTGGTGAAGGAGTACCAGTTCGATGGTATCCGGATTGACACAGTCAAACACGTCGAAAAGGACTTTTGGCCCGGCTTTCAGTCGGCTGCCGGAGTATACTCGATCGGAGAGGTTTTTGATGGGAACCCAGACTATCTGGCTGGATATGCTAGTGTCATGCCTGGCCTTCTCAACTACGCCATCTATTATCCGATGAACAGATTCTACCAGCAGCAAGGATCGTCTCAGGATTTGGTCAACATGCATGATGAAATCAGCGCCAAATTCCCCGATCCTACTGTATTGGGTACTTTTTTGGATAATCACGACAATGCTCGATGGTTAAACCGAAAGAACGACGTTTCCCTTCTCAAGAACGCTCTGGCCCATGTCATTCTCGCCAGAGGTATCCCCATTGTCTACTACGGAACCGAACAGGGCTATGCGGGAGGGAATGATCCAGCGAATCGGGAGGATCTCTGGCGAAGTGGATTCAACACCAATGCTGACTTGTACCAAGCCATCTCTCGTCTTTCCAATGCACGATCAAAGGCCGGAGGTCTTGGCGGGAATGACCACAAGCATCTATTTGTGGAAAACAACGTCTACGCATGGAGCCGTGCCGGGGGGGACCTCGTTGTTCTCACCACCAATCGGGGCCAGGGCTGGTCGGGTCAGTATTGCTTCTACACACAAAGGCCAAACAAGTCATGGAACAATGTTTTTGGACGAGGTTCATATACTTCAGATAATGATGGCCGGGTTTGTGTCAATGTCACGAACGGGGAGCCTGTTGTTTTGCTTGCGAGCTAGGCAGCTGATGGTTGATGTTTTGTGCCCTCTGAGGCAATTCATGCCAATACTTGTTTCATTTCGAACCCACTCATTTCAAGAATATTCAGTGTTTTCAGAGTACATAGGTAGTCCAACCGTATATAACATGATCAGTCTTTACccaaaattttaaaaatgaAAAACAAGTGGACCACGCGAACACAGGGCAAAGCCGATAAGTGCAGCACAGTGGCGGTCAAGCTCGACTATTCACAAATGTTTACCGTAGAGTAGAATTGGGTATGGTTTAGGGCATCACTGCCTCGCTCTTGTAAAGAAGCTGGTGATGCATACAAAATGTCCGTGGGCAAATGGCTTCGATGCGAGCGTCAGGGTTGAGTAAAGATGAAGCCACAGAAAGGCAATTGCCTGAGCCACGCATGCTGTTTTTTCTCGGGCGAAGCAGTTGCAAGGCGGGGTTATGCTTTTATCGGTGGGCGCTTCGGGGATGCTTCGGATATCTTCTCGCTATAATttgaatttttttttaccggTGTAGTGCCCACTTTTCTCGAGGTGGGTCTCATTGCCCACGTAATTCAGTCTAACCAATTTTGGAAGGACGGGATCTCGTCTTTAAGCGGGTCGAGGCACGTCCACATCGCCAGCAGAACGTGGTCGCCAGTAGCACGTTGAAGAAGCGCAGCTTGGTCCTAAGTTCACAGCGGGTTGCGAGAAGAGATTTGGGTTTGGGAGTTGATATCATGCTTTTGAAAGCTTTTGAAATTATAGTTGTGCCATGGATTCAGGAAGGATAAGCTGCTTGTTAGGATCTCGGTTGCTGGTCCCGATGCCTTAGATAAGAGCATGCCCTGAGATGCAAAGATAATAGAATAGCCAGAGGCTACGAGGTCCAAGAGTAGCAGATCATATGTCCATATTTCAGTGTTAAAGCTGGTGTTAATCGAGTGGTTTCATGCGGTCAAACATCTGTTCCTTTTAACAAACATTCTCACCCAGGCACAATCAGGGTGGAAGCAACACAACCCTGTACGATGGTCCTCGTTGACACTCGTATATAGTAAAGCCCCTTATTCATAAGTTAAGCTCAATTGTCATTGGATCGGGAGACAGAAAACCTagatttatcttattatactaataccAAGCGAACTTGCTTGACGGCGTTCTAAGGTAATTATGTCTGACCAAATCGAGTGGTCAATCACTTTTCGATGTGAGATTCTTATCCACCATTTCATACCATTTTGAAAGCCAATGTGATCTCAATAACGCCCCATAAGAAGTGGGTGAGAGACGATGCTATCAGTGACCATTCGTAGATTGCTGTGTCTCCTCGGGTCGTATTCCGTAGTCACGGGCGCCACTTTTGAAGGCGGTCGTAGCCACAGAAAGGACCACACTTGGCGTGAGCATCTGTAGGCAAAAGCAATGCGTTGATACATTCTTCTGTATGCTCAAACGAAGAAAAGTTCGGATCATGTGTACCGCGTGCATGTGTTTGTTAGGTTGATCGCGAGATGTACTGACTTGACCCGCACATCCTGAACACTGGAGTTGGAATCTAGCACTTTCCCAAACTGAGTATCACTTACGCATGCTCCATGTTGGAGACCGGAAAGAAGTGCATGCAACATGTCGACTCCAATTGGCACACTCTGGCAACCCTATGTGCATTTCACATCTGGCCTGTCACCCATTTCAAGACATGACTGAGTCCCACCCAATTGCTTGAATCACAGTCCCCTATATCAGACGACATCTCTCTTGAGGCTCAACTATGAACACCGGCAGTCCAAGCTTGAACTCGTCATTCGGCAAATAAACATTGATGGGTGCAGCAACCGGCTTCTCTGCCGATGAGGAGACGCCGAAAGACCAGATGACCGGTGGGGACCGTCCGGGGCAGTGCCGGCCGCATCTGGGTGATAAAGGAACCGGAAACTAAGCGCCGGCAGCTGCATTGAGATGAACTCTAAGGAGACTTGTTGGACGTGCTTCAGGTTAAATTTGTAGATACTATCTTGCGATGTAAAATACGCTGCCTTCGAGTTTGGGTAACTCGGAACTCTTAAGACTTCTCCCACCAGCCAAAGACTCGGTTTCCTCCCCGCGCCTCGGCTATCGCGCTTGGTGTATCTTCTCCGATCCGGGGTCGTAGGAGGCTGGGAGTGGCGAAGAAGCGGGGGAGGGCGTCGACAGGTGGTGGAGTCGATTCTTCTCGACTTGGAATCGTCGGCTACGCTAACTAAGTTGACAGAGGAGGGGAAACAAGCATGCAACTCTACAGGCCTGTCCAACCAGCGGTGGCGGAACTAcgatgatggcggcgatATCGGCTGTCATCCCGAGTCCCTCCCTATCTTTCATGGCCAGCAAAAGTCGGAAACCAATGATGACGAGAACATAAATCCCCTCTCTGACCCTCCGCTGGACTTCTCTTGCTGTTGTTCAGTATCTCTTCTTTACCTCCCATCACCTATCATAATGGCTGACACATCACGACCTGTCCTGATTCTCGGCGGAGGCTGCTTTGGCCTAGCGACCGCGTACCACCTGGCCCAGACTGGTTACTCAGACCTTACCGTCTTGGAAAAGGACCACGAGGTCCCCAGTCGCTTCTCAGCAGCCAACGATCTCAACAAGGTGATCCGAGCCGAGTATGCCGATCCCTTCTACACCGAGCTGGCTCTGGTGAGTTTCCTGAATTGCATTAGCCATGCACACTTTACTGATGCATTTGAGTAGCAAGCCATCCGGAGATGGCAGACTGATCCATTGTACAAACCCCACTACCACGAGACGGGCTTCCTCAACGTTGGATCCAACAACGCGCCCGACCAGACAAAACGAGTTCTCGAGAGTTATTACGCATCTGTCAGGGACAATTCCGCCTTCAACGGCAAGGTGCAGCGCGTGAACGGAAATGCCgacatcaagaagctggTTCCCGCATTCCATCATGTGCAGCGCTGGGCTGGCTACTTCAACAAGCTGGCGGGGTACGGTCACTCTGCCAACGCTTTGAGTGCTGTGTATGCAGAGTGTGTCAAGTTGGGCGTCAAGTTCCAGCTTGGCAGCCAGAAGGGAGAGGTTGAGTCCCTGCTCTACGCATCGAGCCGAAACGGCACCAAATGTGTTGGAGCAAAGACCCGAGAAGGCCGAATCTATCTTGCCGACAAGACTATCGTGGCTTTGGGCGCCGATGCCTCCAACATTATTCCCCGCATGGGCAAGCAAATGACAGGTCGCTGCTGGGGTGTCGCACACATTCAGCTGAGTCCTGAAGAGGCCGACGAGTTGAGAGGCATTCCCGTCACCAACGTGCGGGAtcttgccttcttcttcgagcCTGACAAGGCCACCAACAAGCTCAAGTTCTGCCACATGGGAGGTGCTTACACCAACTACGCTTGGTCTCAGGATGGTCTCTCAATTCCTTACTCCGAGCTCTCCGAGTCACAATTCATccctgaagaggatgaggtgcATATCCGAAAACTCCTAAGAGAGGTATTCCCACAGCTCGCGGATCGCCCGTTGATTGACAAACATCTATGCTGGTTTGCCGACACGGATGACTCGGATTACATCATTGACTTTGTGCCTGGAACAGACT comes from Fusarium falciforme chromosome 11, complete sequence and encodes:
- a CDS encoding PALP domain-containing protein — encoded protein: MSNFYEIAALAVQARNRIRHHIYETPLIPARKTGQDHGAKVLFKAENFQLTGSFKLRGAMSKMSAHTGQGPLITASSGNHGIGAALASQALSKKLTVVLPETVVPAKLEKIKSYGVDVILHGAETGLAEQHAQQLAASGTYTYISPYNDSDIVSGQGTIGLEILEQCDKVDCVFISMGGGGLISGIGSVIKAFSPQTKVYGIAAINSMALAASMSAGRVVETEHLPTLAEAVAGGIDEDTITLPLASSVVDHVIECNEEDIIAGLKALAFEENMIVEGSAALALAGFNKVAKDMAGKTSVVLLCGGNFDQGVVSKVIYDS
- a CDS encoding DAO domain-containing protein; its protein translation is MKPLYALAAVFASICPTALAADAAAWKSRNIYFVLTDRIARSSTDNGGACSDLGSYCGGTFKGLESKLDYIKGMGFDAIWITPVVSNTPNGYHGYWADDLYAINSKYGTAEDLKSLVSSAHQKGIYVMVDVVANHMGPNIGGHKPEPLNQQSSYHSGCEINYSDQTSIEVCSIAGLPDVKTENSEIRTLYQNWIKWLVKEYQFDGIRIDTVKHVEKDFWPGFQSAAGVYSIGEVFDGNPDYLAGYASVMPGLLNYAIYYPMNRFYQQQGSSQDLVNMHDEISAKFPDPTVLGTFLDNHDNARWLNRKNDVSLLKNALAHVILARGIPIVYYGTEQGYAGGNDPANREDLWRSGFNTNADLYQAISRLSNARSKAGGLGGNDHKHLFVENNVYAWSRAGGDLVVLTTNRGQGWSEEGKQACNSTGLSNQRWRNYDDGGDIGCHPESLPIFHGQQKSETNDDENINPLSDPPLDFSCCCSVSLLYLPSPIIMADTSRPVLILGGGCFGLATAYHLAQTGYSDLTVLEKDHEVPSRFSAANDLNKVIRAEYADPFYTELALQAIRRWQTDPLYKPHYHETGFLNVGSNNAPDQTKRVLESYYASVRDNSAFNGKVQRVNGNADIKKLVPAFHHVQRWAGYFNKLAGYGHSANALSAVYAECVKLGVKFQLGSQKGEVESLLYASSRNGTKCVGAKTREGRIYLADKTIVALGADASNIIPRMGKQMTGRCWGVAHIQLSPEEADELRGIPVTNVRDLAFFFEPDKATNKLKFCHMGGAYTNYAWSQDGLSIPYSELSESQFIPEEDEVHIRKLLREVFPQLADRPLIDKHLCWFADTDDSDYIIDFVPGTDSSLVVLSGDSGHGFKMLPIFGQWVQKLLVDEKQSEPKWQWKTSKPKKTAAWRSSGSQELASVARAKL
- a CDS encoding Zn(2)-C6 fungal-type domain-containing protein codes for the protein MPPRSQPRAMTFTGCWTCKRRKVRCDLRPTACRNCEKRGIVCEGYGIRLQWVSDSLGQAESRTGLQGRRSLRLDQTCNLYESATIDNFLSAVDHETEHNAVVAIRLRPPILLLRVEARQLTK